The following coding sequences lie in one Rutidosis leptorrhynchoides isolate AG116_Rl617_1_P2 chromosome 4, CSIRO_AGI_Rlap_v1, whole genome shotgun sequence genomic window:
- the LOC139841136 gene encoding receptor-like serine/threonine-protein kinase At1g78530 encodes MGEMEKDLRVNLEHSVSQLSHLKTRLADITLATDNFSDEYSIFETMYYDIYRAEMELWDKENFDSIKEKNRSDERSERRTTVFIKRLRPREDEHGEKVFFTDIIMLATCKHHNIVTLHGFCDEGQEKILIVEDASNEYLVSYLDNKKDKSNLTWEKRLRICLDIAYGLKYLHYEMEDHKTVINRDISTFSITLDHNFRAKIADFGRSVFLPPNLDTLQFLYVRKTFPLYIDPEFNKSAKLRRESDVYSFGVVLFEILSGRLANDEMYMTDNKDGLAYVAHRSFLKGTITEKVDPIIMESGDKNFLTTKGPNKDSIDTFTKIAFWCLAKTQEPRPTVKVVVEELEKALTFQEQVKCQDSDQVVESIELKLTDDDPLKVCG; translated from the exons ATGGGCGAAATGGAGAAGGATTTA AGAGTAAACTTGGAACACTCGGTGTCTCAACTCAGTCACTTAAAGACCAGACTTGCTGATATAACTCTAGCTACCGATAACTTTTCTGACGAGTACAGCATCTTTGAAACCATGTACTATGACATATATAGAGCAGAAATGGAACTTTGGGATAAAGAAAATTTTGACTCTATAAAAGAGAAGAACAGAAGTGATGAACGTTCCGAGAGACGCACCACTGTATTTATAAAACGCTTGCGCCCTAGAGAAGACGAACATGGAGAAAAAGTATTCTTTACAGATATTATAATGCTTGCAACTTGTAAGCATCACAACATAGTCACTTTACATGGATTTTGTGATGAAGGTCAGGAGAAGATCCTTATTGTTGAGGATGCTTCTAACGAATACCTTGTTAGTTATTTGGATAACAAAAAAGATAAATCTAATCTAACTTGGGAAAAACGGTTGAGAATATGTCTTGATATTGCATATGGATTGAAGTACTTACATTATGAGATGGAAGACCATAAGACGGTGATAAACCGTGATATCTCTACATTCTCAATTACGTTAGATCATAATTTTCGAGCTAAGATCGCTGACTTTGGGAGATCGGTCTTCCTTCCTCCGAACCTAGACACTCTTCAATTCTTGTATGTTCGTAAAACGTTTCCACTATACATTGATCCGGAATTTAATAAAAGTGCCAAGTTAAGAAGAGAATCAGACGTATATTCTTTCGGAGTAGTTTTGTTTGAAATTTTAAGTGGAAGGTTAGCCAACGATGAAATGTACATGACGGATAATAAAGACGGGCTGGCATATGTGGCACACCGAAGCTTCCTTAAGGGAACAATAACGGAAAAAGTAGACCCTATAATTATGGAAAGTGGTGATAAAAACTTTCTTACAACTAAAGGACCCAACAAAGATTCTATAGACacgtttacaaaaattgcattttgGTGTTTGGCTAAAACTCAAGAACCACGTCCAACAGTGAAAGTCGTCGTAGAAGAGCTTGAGAAAGCTCTCACGTTTCAA GAGCAAGTCAAATGCCAAGATTCTGACCAAGTTGTCGAATCTATAGAACTGAAATTGACAGATGATGATCCT TTGAAAGTCTGTGGGTGA